The DNA sequence TTAACGAAAGTGAATGAATTCATGCTTCCAAAAAAAGTGCACCGAACTTTGATAGTCGGTGCACTTTTTAATCGTTCTTACCCCTTTTTAAACGAACTTAAAATGGCTCTCACACAACCACCTATGAACTTAGGTAGTTTAATCGTATAAAATTTCATAGTTCCTCC is a window from the Bacillus alkalicellulosilyticus genome containing:
- the spoVM gene encoding stage V sporulation protein SpoVM, translated to MKFYTIKLPKFIGGCVRAILSSFKKG